AAAACTGTAGTACTAAGATAATTTGAATTTGTAATTCATTTGTAATTTATCTCATAATGCTTGAgttaaatgcaaaagaaagaataattacTTTCAAAGAAGTATTAAGtgttaaaaaatacattgaatatagcagtgtgtacatgaacACTGCTATagtttaaatggataaccaacaaaaacctattgtatagcacatggaactctgttcaatgttatttgccagcctggatgggaaggggatttcggggagaatggatacatgtatatgtatggctgagtctcttcactgttcacctgaaactatcacaacattgttaatacaatgttgttaatacattattattaatattgttaatacaataattggctataccccaatacaaaatgtttttgctgttaaaaaataaaagtaaaaacattaaaaatatattggaaaatatttttacaacaaatgtattttttaattatgaaagagtGGGATCGGTAAGAGTTATCCTtccatcaaaaattaaaagaaagaaatccacttCAGCTAACTTCATTGCCAAAATATGacttttgcttctttatttattGATTGCTATGTCTATGTCTGTATCTGCATCTATaatatcatctatatatctgtaCACTAGacacttaaaattaatttacaaatagTTTTCCAAGTAAGTAATTATTAATCTGAAAAAGTCACTAAGAAATATGGAATTAGACTGACTAGAGACCTTTAGGGAAATAtttaggaagaaaacagaaacaatatgaaCATAAAAGACACATCCTTCCTAATAATAGCTCCTGTAAAGAATGATTCAATTCTGAGCAAGCATGTGgtataaataacttatttttctgtagaaaatACACATACCAGTGTCTCTGGAAAAATAGGTCTAACttgtatgactttttaaaaggagaaaatattaaaatggtgAGATGTGGAGCATCATCACTTTACAAATACACCAGACATTTTCATTGttcaattattaaagaaaaaagaagaaaacattcctTCAAGAATATAATACATTTACTCATTGAGCATTGGAACAGACATTGAAACAAACCTGGCTTATCATCAACCTGTTTAGCAACTCGGTTCCAAGGAGACAGCATTTTTAAagggaccatttttaaaaagagacagtcTGAACATTTGACCATGATTATGAAAAGTGATGCGAAATTAGTATGCAAACAATCTTTCCCAAAGTTCAGTTATACAAAGCTCAATTATTTGAACTTAAGGACATCTTAGAGAGCAAAGAGTACAAACCCTTGATTTTTTCTGATGGAGAAACTCATGAGGGGAGGGGTAAGATATTGTCAAAATAGCCTGACCTGGCGCTGCCAGGTTGTAGGATCAGGACAGGAGCTCAGAAAACTGCCCTCTGTATTTCTTTCCCTTCACTTCTGCATCTTAGTTGTCTCCAAGGAAGTAATAAATGAGGAGATTAATATTTGCACAGAGTTTTGAAATATCCAATAAACATTTAGAGGATGGCACTCTCTCCTTTCCGTACATTCTATAGAAACATCGAAGGAGAAGAATGCTGTATCTCTTCCCAGAATAAGAAGTTTGTCTTTTTCCCCACTGCTCAAACCATGCTGCCCTGGAAGCCTGCCCACACTCCCAACACCACACAGCTCACCTTCACCATTCCATTCGTGCTTTTTGCAAAACCCTTTCcctagatggttagatagcgtcactgattcaatggacatgagtttgagcaaactctgagagatagtagaggacagggaagcctggggtgctgcagttcatggggtcacaaagagtcagacatgacttagtggctgaaaaaCAACAAGCCTGCATTCGGTCAATCTTGGTACAAATCAATTGTGGGAGTCCGTGGCGAGAAGATCTCCCGACTCAGGAGAAGTTTCAGCGCCTTCCTGAACCACCGGTAGGAAAAGACATAGATGATGGGGTTGCAGGCTGAGTTGAAGTAAGCAAGCCAGATAAACGTGTCGAAGACCAGCGGTGGTGTGATGAAGTTAAGGAGGCTGTCGATCATCGTATCGACAGTGAAGGGAAGCCAGCACAAAAGGTACACACCCACAGCGATGCCCAGGGTCTTGGCAGCTTTTCTTTCACGTTTGGCAGCTCCAGCCAGGCTTTTGCTTAAGTTGTTGATCTGCTGAGCCTGCCTGGTTGCAACCACAAAGATCTTCACATATAAGCTTATCATGATGAAGCACGGGAAAAAGAACACAGGGAAGTTTAGCCAGCCCCAAAACTTATTGAACAGCAACTGGCAACTGCCCACACAAGGCATCTCTTCCAGCCACAGGTGGAGCCCTCTCTCTGCCATGTCTGTGTAGAGCAAGAAGGCGGTGTAAGCTGCTGGCAGCCCCCAGCCTGCCAGGATATACCTGAGGGCCACCCTGACCGTGAACTTAGAGGGATAGAGTAGGGGCTCACAGATAGCACAGTGGCGGTCAATAGAAATGAAACAGAGATGGAAGATGGAGATGAGGCAGAAGAGGGTGTCCAGGTAGGTATGCAGGCGGCAGAGAGAGTCTCCAAAGAACCAGCAGCTCTCCACGGAGCGGATGGTACTGAGGGGCAGCACCAGCAGACCCAGAAACATGTCAGCCAGGGCCAGGGAAAGCAGCAAGAAGTTGGTGGGAGTGTGAAGTGCTTTAAAGTAGGACACAGCAAACACCACAAACAAATTTCCTAGGACTGTAATCAGCACACCTGCTGCACAGGACAGGTAGATGGCCAGCTGGATGCCCAGGGGATGGATTGTCCTGGGGCAAGACCCATTCACCTGGTAGCAGAAAGTCTCGGGGCGTTCTTCAGCATCTTGGTTGAGGACCACACTCATTTAtggtttctcctcctcttctctttctgggaagaGTTGCCTGTccccaacaacagcaacaacaacaaaatttatcTGATAAACGACTAAAAAGTGAGATCTACAGGAAGAACCAAAGGAAGATTTGAATCAACTGTGCCTTGAAAATTAAATACAGCATGGGACTCAAGGTCCCAGAAGAGTTACTTCTGTTAGCCCTGGTTTGTCTGACTAAGCACTTTTAAAACTACCAGAGACAATATCCTTAAGTAAAGAGAAGAAGGATGTAAGTACATATTTCCTCAAATAAAAAGCTAATTATTTCACAGTAGGGAGTATAAAATTATTGAGAGGTGTCTCTTCCATTTTGAAAATGTACCTGCTGTCAAATGTAAAGCGAGATTAAAATGATGAGGGAGAATTGGATGAAAATAGTCAAAaagatacaaactttcagttataagatgaataagtacCTGGGATATAAAATACAACATGATAAatgtaattaacactgctgtatgttatacatGGAAATTCTTAGGAGagcaaatcctaagagttctcctcacaaggagaaattttaaattatacagtACTTCAACTTATACAGCACTGTAGgtcaattatttctaaataaaactggggaaaaaataaaattatttttgagtctGAACCAGGGAAGAATTAATTCTTGCTAATAAATCATTAGTTGGGAAGATGTAACTTCTGGCTCCTCCTTCTAAGAATTAAATAAACTGTCAATAAAATCAACTGAGTAagctgtttttaatttatttatttatattgaggTATAATGACATATGGGACTTGCCTGgttgctcagtcagtaaagaatctcctgcactggaggagacccaggtttgatccccctgggtcaggaagatcccttggaaaaggaaatgacaaactaCTCCAGTGtctttgcctgaaaatcccatggacagaggagcctggtgggctgcagtccatggggtcacaaagagtcgggcatgattgagcgactaacacacacataatgaCATGTAATCTTAACTTAGTTTCAAGAACAACATAATGttttgatatttctatatatttatattatgaaatgatttgCACACTAAGTTTAGTTAGCATTCAACATTGCACATAGTTACAGAATTTTTCttatgatgaaaacttttaagatctactctcttagcaactttcaaatatgcagtacaGTAATATTAACTTCAGTCATCATCCCTAtgacttaattattttataaatggatgTTTGAATGTTTTGACACCCTTCACCCATTCACTCAATCCCAGTCTCTGGCAActtccaatctgttctctgtatctatgagcttgtttttttaaattctacatataagtgagatcacacagtatttatttttctgtctgatttatttcacttagcataatgtcctcaaggtccatcaaTGTGGTCTCAGATTGCAAGACTGaattttttattactaaaatatattccatttattatttattttttaattggagggtaattgctttacaattttgcattggtttctgctgtacaacactgcaaatcagtcataactataactccctccctcttgaagctccctTATACCTCCCACCTTcctgcccctctaggtcatcacagagcaccaggctgggctccctgtggtatacagcaaCCTCCCACTGGTTATGATAGTGGATACATGTCAAtgatactttctcaatttgttccATCCTCACCATCCCCTGCTACATCCGCAAGTCTGTTCTCGacatctgtgtctccatcccTTCCCTGCAAAGAGTAAGCTTGCTGAATTAAGTGTCAACTCTCCTCAGGAAAAGAATTCAGCatacaaataattaaatgaatagaATTACCCTATTTTAGCTCTGCGTGCTACACAAGTTCTAAAGATAACACAATGTTTACACATCCTGGGGGAACTGTCACaaataaaaaaagcattttaCTATCTAGTCTAGTCACTAGTCTGTGAAATTCTAAACAAAGTCTAATAAAATTGTACTCTGAGCTGTTAAGCTACTTACAGAAGAGTCAGAATCACTTCATGGAAAGGAGGTCTTCTTTTAGCAGGTGACATAAGGTACATAGCACTCACTTCCTTTAGCAAAGATGGCAGATATACAAGCAGGTAATGATTTTATACTCCAAATAGAAGCTGCTCCTCTATTTCGGCATGCGAAACAAATTAGTACTGAAGGAGTACCCAGGGACCTAGTTTGCACAGTTCACAAGTCTCAGTAGTTTAAGGCTCCTTCTCAATATAGGATCATTTATCCTGCTAATTAATTAgagatgaaatttaaagacactggatttacattttattttccttaattttactTTAAGTATGTTCCATATATCTCTTCTGCTTTAAGATTATGTATTTTTCTCCCAGCATGAGAAGTAATTGAGAATAATTGATCATAAGCCCTTTGGTTTGTGACTCCTACATTGGATTCATCATGGATTCTTTTTAAGCTCTCCATTTTGTGCTGGTTAAAGAAATCACAGAAGGTGAAACAGTTCACCTGGACATAGCAAAGTTAGATTCCCGTTCTGCCACTTTCTAGGTCATCACTGATCCTCTTCCTCCCTTTGTTTCCCCATTGATAAGACTATCTACAATTAGACTCATATGTCTGTATATCACAGAGATAATATCGAGGAAAATGTTCAATCATACTCtgctatttctgtttcttggtaCCAAATATCCAGAGGATGGAATGTCTCTTTGCAGCCTTGGAGAAATCATTCCACAGTGCAAATTAAACTGATGTCGCAAAAATGATAGAATTCAGTGGATTATATCTAGCAGCAGGGCCTGTAGGACAAGGTGGGAagtccaaaaagaaagaaaggaatttggCATGTACCTCCCCCTTCTCTGCAAAGTCAAGGACACACCCAGTGTTGACTGTCAGAAACTTGCCTTGTGCGTGGTTTTAAGGTGACTGACTAAGACGTAAAAGACAAG
The sequence above is a segment of the Bos mutus isolate GX-2022 chromosome 9, NWIPB_WYAK_1.1, whole genome shotgun sequence genome. Coding sequences within it:
- the TAAR5 gene encoding trace amine-associated receptor 5; protein product: MSVVLNQDAEERPETFCYQVNGSCPRTIHPLGIQLAIYLSCAAGVLITVLGNLFVVFAVSYFKALHTPTNFLLLSLALADMFLGLLVLPLSTIRSVESCWFFGDSLCRLHTYLDTLFCLISIFHLCFISIDRHCAICEPLLYPSKFTVRVALRYILAGWGLPAAYTAFLLYTDMAERGLHLWLEEMPCVGSCQLLFNKFWGWLNFPVFFFPCFIMISLYVKIFVVATRQAQQINNLSKSLAGAAKRERKAAKTLGIAVGVYLLCWLPFTVDTMIDSLLNFITPPLVFDTFIWLAYFNSACNPIIYVFSYRWFRKALKLLLSREIFSPRTPTIDLYQD